GTTTGTAGTGAGGGCTTCACGCTCTTCCAAGAGCTTCTTCTGTCCTTATCCCCTCTGCTGCaccacttctgcactctcaccctccgtcagtccactgttccaaGACTCCTTCTGTGGCGGCGGATGTTTCAATAACAAAGGCTTGctggatttattcatttattcctGTGCATGAGTTTTAATTGACGCATTTGTCTCTTTAAGTGTTTTGAATTGAACTTTTAGTGTTTATTAACGTACAGTTGTTGCAGGCAGACGTGTAAAATCTATTTCCGGTTATTAGCTGGATTTGAGTCGCTCTAGAAAGTTGGCAGCATAGAGCGTTAATGATTGTTCTCTGGTCTAAAATCAAGTTAGGTTGTTTGTGTGAGGAGGAAAATCAATGTCGGTACCACAAACACCTCACGGGAAAAATATTCCTTTTTCCCTCAGGCTGCAGACGCCTTTTAATTTCCATTtgctgttcatttaaaaaagactgATGACTGAGTGAGGGCAGTTTCTTCTCCTTTGTTTATGGTCAGTGTATGTTGATAAAATAATCCTAATCCGTCAATGAGAGGGTGATGTTCCTCTTCCTCGCAGCTCTTCAGTGACGTCGCCTACAAGGCCAGAGATCGGGAAGACCTCATCGCGGGCATAGATGAGTTTCTGGATGAAGTGATTGTGCTTCCACCTGGAGAATGGGATCCTAAAATCCGCATTGAGCCGCCAAAGAAAGTCCCGTCGGCTGACAAAAGGTCGGAGTTCTATCAAATAACTCAGTTATAAATCACAACCACAATCACAAGGTCTGACTTTGACCAAAATCAACTTCTTTTGTTAGAGAATTAGACCCATGGGATGAGAGATTAGAGATTAGATCTTAATACACAGTGTTATCAGTCAAAGCTTGCAAgcgtctgaaaacacaaacagatgaagGGATATCTCTAATATCGCTTTCCCCTCTGCACTGTGTTACATCCTTTCTGCAGGAAGTCGGTGTTCTCCCTGAACGAGCTGGGACAGATGAACGGTgcggctggaggaggaggaggaggaggaggaggaggcctggCCGAGGACGAGGAGATGCCAGAGCAGCACGAGCTTGGAGAGGAGCTGGCGTTCACTGGACGGTAGGTGGTCCAGGCCGTTTGGCGAACTGCTGAGAGGGTTGGATGGAGCTTAACCTGGCCGCGGcgtatgaaatgaaatgtgaatataaattACTCGTGATTTTGGCAACGTGGGAAATGGATCTGCTCACAATAGAAGCAGGCAGCCCATAATAAGCCCTTTGAACGACGACACAAAGATTAATCCTCGGTCAAGTTAATGCTTCTTGGCTGGCAGTTTTAATTGTGCCTAAAACTATTATTCCTCATTTAGTCTTGTTTCCCAGCAACAGCCTGAGGGAggatttgtgtgtatgcagcagcagtgcagggacaTGTGGGGACAAGAAGGGTTTATTCTGTCAAACTCGAAAGGGAAACTTTTTGTGTTCCAATCATACGCCAGCCGGTTTGCATCAGTCTCACTTTACTCGCTCAATGATgttgctgtctgtctctctgtctgtctgtctttgcataaaatcacttcctgtgtgcagtgtgggaatgagatataaaaatatacagaatTCATCTCGATCTGTTACATTTTGCAgaagtttgttgtgttttaacagaaggttaaaaaaatgtgttagaTTCACGCTTTGACCAGCTCCGTGTTGAGGTTTTGCTCCTTGAATCCGGGGCAATACGAGCTTCCCCTCACAGTAATGTCAGCTGATCATCTGGAGGAACATGGTTTGTAAAATCGACGTGTTGATTGAAGAAGACcagaaactagtgattgagaccatgaAGTCCTCAGGAAAACGTTGTTGCCTTTGTTATTGTGTCACCATGGCCTCAATTTGTCAAAGTCTATTCAAAAAAGTCTTTCATGTGACGGCCTCTCTGAAAATCAGCGCCTCAATAATCTCCCCCGTGTTGTGTTGTCATGTCTCTGCGTGTGTCACAGCTTCTGCGGGGGCCTGTACCTGGACATAAAGCGGAAACTGCCATGGCTGCCGAGCGACTTCTACGAGGGTTTCCACATCCAGTCCATCTCTGCCGTGCTCTTCATCTATTTGGGCTGCATCACCAACGCCATCACGTTTGGCGGCCTGTTAGGAGACGCTACAGACAACTACCAGGTATCAATGAGTCCCAATAATTCAatgaccataataaccacaatATGCTTTAGTCGCAGTCGAAGCAACACAATTACCTGAAGGTGCACCAGTAAATAAGAAAGTATGCAGGTATTAAAtagtgtataaaaataaaagttgtaggaatatttttaataaaaacacaaggtaCTGAATTTTGCACCGTGAGAATAAAAAATGTATcccaaatataaaaatatagcACATCACATTACAGTTATTGTCATTTCTGTCAGTTTCTCTTTTGCCATAAAACTTTCATGTCTatgcttttaaatgtgtgtcttaTAGCTTCTGTATAAAGAGCCAAACAGTGGCAGCGCATAAACCCCTCATTATAGAGCTGAACGCACCTTTGAGACTCCAGTGGGGCAGAAATCATTGGCcctggtcaaaaataataataatatattccCATGTTTTATTCAGATGTCATATTCTACACACAAATGagcttgtttgtgtgcagcagTCACAGTGTCTTAGACAATGCTTGTGCTTTAAGAGCGGCTGTTCCACAGTTTATCACCTACTTACCTCAAAATATCATTGACAAGAAGAAACGATTGTATTTATagaactattattattatattaacatattattttaatttctataTTTAGTTTGAGCCTTCTAATTCGTCTAATTGACTTTCTGAACCtttttatttgctcttttaGTCTCTAAAGCCAGGATAACAGTTTCTAACCAGCTTCTGTCTGCAGTCTTATATTCACCACACAGATGTGAGATTGTTATCCATCTCCTCATGTCACTTTTGgcaagaaaggaaaaaggaggTGAAATATTCCTGTAAAGTTGCTTAAAAACGAGGAAAAGCCTCAACAACAGaagtgaaaatacaacaaagatCATTCTCGTACGTTTACATGTCACTAATGAATCCAGatctttacacatttacatttaaagtctATGGAAATATGAGTGTAGCTTGGATATATAGACAGAAATCAGGTTGTCTAATCCAGATTATCaatcttcttcttattattattattattctcatgtacacacacactggctcagTCGTACACAGGAGTAATTTGCTTGTTGACTCCATCACAGCCACACcagttcacttcagttcacTTCGGTCCACCTCCTGCTTTTGACTGGTCTCTCCTAACAGGGTGTGATGGAGAGTTTCCTGGGCACGGCCCTGGCCGgctctgtcttctgtctcttcaGCGGTCAGCCCCTCATCATCCTCAGCTCCACGGGACCCATCCTCATCTTTGAAAAGCTCCTGTTTGAATTCAGCAAGTGAGTTTTCCCTCAGTCGTGTGTGACACCAACACAGTCAATTTAATTCTTCACATTTATTCTTATCTGGGAAATAGAGACACAAGTCGAGACAACCATAACCATTTTTAGCAattttaattgtaattttacttttaattaagtgttggtttttttgtacTTGAGTAAAAAGTCAgagacatttgtgacctttgacccatcatgtgtgtttacacgttttattttcagcacttaaaaacaatgaatgtgaAACGACACATAAAGAAACTACATTTCAAACTTGAACTTCACACATTTAATTCATGCAAGGCATCATGGGGGATAGGAATAAGGTGGATATGCTCATGTAATCCTGTGATTTTAGATTTGAGGGCACAGATGCATGATGGGATGTGTTTGTTTCGTGTTCCTTGACGCGCTCGCCACATTTCTCCAACCTTTCGCTCCTCAAGGAACAACAGCATCGACTACTTGGAGCTGCGCCTGTGGATCGGCATCCACTCCTGCCTGCAGTGTTTGATTCTGGTGGCGACCGACGCCAGTTACATCATCAAGTACATGACGCGCTTCACGGAGGAAGGCTTCTCCAGCCTCatctccttcatcttcatctcagACGCCATCAAGAAGATGGTGGGCTCCTTCAAATACTACCCCATCAACACCGACTTCAAGCCCGACTACATCACCGCCTACAAGTGCGAGTGCCTTGCCCCAGACCCGGGTGAGTTCATCCCTTGACTCGGGGGGCGACAGAGGGCGAGTGTTCCCAGGGTGAGGGTTTGATATCAAagtgaaatgtcattaaatctTTAGAGTTGAAACTTCTACGGTGACCGTGAGGATAAAGCATGAATACTTACCATTTTACTTCAGGAATTGAACCTGCGCACGGCGCTGACCGTGGCCTTTCGTGCCGCCGTCACACAGACGTCAGCAGTTCTGGatgaattcacattttcattcacgCCGAGGGCAAATGTTAATACGTGGGTGGCCTCACATTCGACACTGTTCACtgtaaaactgcatttttttcatCGCAgaatattgtatttgtatattttaaggAACATTTTCAAGGTAAAAGTTTagtgaaaatgttaaattagTTGTAGAATGTGCACAGCATTGAAACGTACAAAGGTTTCTTTACATGTGAGTCACAAATCTGTCGCACGTATGAATGATTttgacagtgagacagttgcTGTAGCGCCACCATCAGGACTGTTGGCCCGTGTGTTTGcagctgaggaagtttggcCTGGGAGTGGACCTGTGTGCAAACtctggtttattattattatgcatggGAAACGTCGTGCAGAGGCTTCTGTGTTTTGTTGGATTTgtaatttcttttgttttgttttcttcctccgtCTCGGTCCATCAGTGCTCAGGCACCGTCCCAGGTGATGGTTTGTCAGAACTTtcctgtgatttttcttttgcacttattttccacacacacacacacacacacactctgttgcAGGCTCTGTCAGCACCTCAGAATCTAATTATGCTGCTCAGGAACCTTTTGACTACCTAACTTGTGATGCTGTTGCGTCACAGTGTTGTGCTGATGATTCAGTTTAGCTTCAGTCCTCAGCTTcagtcattttatattgcatttttagtcgtgatatatagtcgcaataattgtgcagaagtcacaaaatagagagaacattgattttctttttgttcataaagacgtttttccagatttcacaaattcaatccgattttaaacactttgagttctttttgctcaggtgtgtttatatatctTTTTCATCATATTGCCGAGATTAttctgaataaatgaatataagacactctttatatactgtacgtttaaatacagtaatgggaaaaaacagccaaaatgctctgtgttctaagggttaaacttattttttttatacacgtTCTTTATACAAAACCTGATTTTAACTGAACTTAATACTAGAATAAATGTCACCtgattctgtttttctgtgtgtcgtgatgttttcaggttgttcatcggtgcagcttgttcttgtgaatacaacatttttgaagcaTGATACGGTCCAAACTAAATCCTATTGTGATTATTTGGATACACGATATGTGATATTTTGACATGATATGATGAATTTGTCAAAGGAAATATCAAAAATGAAATTCATCATAATGCTTTAGATGCACAGTTTTATTTGATAATGGCCTCACTCATCCTACTTTTGGCCTCATGAACTGTAAAGTCAAGGCTAACAGGCTAAAATATAATGTATCAGCTGTTATTCACTTTTCTAAACTCtgaaataatattatttgaTCATGATTATTGAACGATTCACGTCTATTAAACCGTGAGAGGGTTGATTTTAAGCATCacttatgatgatgatgatgatgatgatttgcaGAAATAGACATCGATATATCTGTAACTGATTCGTCTCTTGTATGTTTTTGCCATGCATTAATCACTTGGCTGCCTTCTCTTGCAAAGTGAGTACTTtatagtctttttttcttttttcttttttgctctgTGCAGTTGTGCACTTGCTGGATTCTCATTATATTATgcattcatttcagttttcctTTCATTCTCTATGATtacttctctgtctctgtcgctctctcgtTCTTCTCTTCCACTCATCAACAGTGGCTGCAATGATCTTTGGCGGTTTAGTCCCAATGCCAGATAACAGCTCTAGTGTCTCTGGGGTAAGTGCTTCTTATCGTTCACTTTTCATGCACAGCAAACCGAGTTGAATGTGTCATTGCAGTTTTTGCAgaatcatcatcagtgttttcatgtagtttaattaagtttaaaatgtacagaAGCATATTGATgcagcatatttatttatttattctactaATCCTATCATTTCCAGATAAGAATCAAATGGAGATGTGTCTAATACTGCATTTAATTTACAACAGTAATGACTACTTCAATAGTCGACTAGTCATGGACGACTGTAACGAcctgcacaaaaaaacattccctAGTTTCATTATCTAACCAATCGAGGTGCGTCTGGCTCatctaaaacatgtttttctctaTAAATGTATAATGGTTTAATAAATGGATAACTGTATTAATGATGTCCGTAAACTGTTgattttaatctttatttacttacttacaccactgtgattgacagctcgtgTCAGGTGACATCTATGAATGTGTATCTACAAACATGGCACCAGCCTAATTGTGAATCTTGAGATTTCGGACAGGGAGTTTTGTATATATGGAAAAGCATCATGCACATGATGATGTgactttcctttttattttcctaAAATGCTCCAGATATCCACTTTCTAGAGGAGGATTCTCTCTTTTATACCTTCACATTCTTCTTGACAACTTtcactgtctgtgtttgctttCCCTCGCTCTCTGTCGACACAATCCTCTCCTGAATCCACGTCATCTTTCCACCTCCATCCCAGTTGAATGTGACAGCTCTCGACTGGAGCCAGCTGAGTAAGAAGGAGTGTCTGACGTACGGAGGCTCTCTGGTGGGGAAGTCCTGCAAATACGTCCCTGATCTGGCCCTCATGTCCTTCATCCTGTTCTTTGGCACCTACTCCATGACCGTGTCGCTCAAGAAGTTCAAGTTCAGCCGCTACTTCCCCACCAAGGTGCCAAACCTCTCAGTCGAAATATAAGTTTACTTTAATGCCagattggttttgttttttgtgcagtTTTAGACTTTTCTCaacttgtttgtttctgtctgagGAATTTATAATTGCCGTAATCAGGaaacgaaataaataaatgcaaataactGACACATAATAAAGACTAGCTAACAACTGTATGTAATAGCATAAATCCAAATTACTGTTGAGTGTGAGACATGAACATTTCCAATtaactttaatataaaaattttaattttcaacAATTAAACttcaaattattgttattttggaaaaaaactattttttgttaaaatgaagATACAATATTACATGGAATACAGACATAGATTCTGACCTGTGGACTCTCTGTTTGTGGCTCCAGCTGAGGAAACTCATCAGTGACTTCTCCATCTTCATGTCCATAATGACGTTCGTGGGGCTCGACATGTTGATCGGACTCAAAACTCCCAAACTGATCGTTCCAACAGAATTTAAGGTACATCGAGATATTTCCAAGTTACAGGAGAAACCACGTACGGAGCCCCGGAGGTGACAGAAATCACATGGCCATGAATTAAGAACGCATGCTGTTGTCGTTTCTCACAAGTTCTTACAACACTGACAAAGCAAATGTTCCACATCTTCACAATAATACAGTGTCGTGTCTCTGAAATGGCCGCAcgctccagctccacctctgaATTACACCACTACACCCGTTTGGCAATAACATGCTTTTCCATGATTCAGACTATCAATTCATTTCATCGTGTAGAGCTTGTAAAATCATCATAAATgtaggtttttattttgtagacgCAGGATGAAAACAAGGTTCTAGCTTGTCACAGTTATATATAACAGACAATAACAAGTGTTATTAATGCACGGCTGCGAGTTATGTATCTGGTATCTAGTATCCACAGATGTCACCTCCTGGGCTCCATAAGAAATAagtcgcttttttttttttgcatgggAGGACGGGGGAATAAAgggaaatatgaaatatttcattctttGCCTGAGACTTTTATATTTGCATGTTAGAGGAATGAAACCGTTAGCGTCACTCTTCTCAAAGGTGGTACAACTTTgtctttaaggtccagtgtgtctgGTCTGCACAGCACAGAGTAACGACCTCCATCAAGCAAGAAGAAAACCAGACTGTTTTTATCTTTAAGAGAATATATGCTCATATTTCTGAGACATTTGTAGATGTCCTGTTAGTGCAGAGAGTAACACCAAGACGACTCGCCccgaacaacaataataatgatgttagaCTCAAACTTCAGGTTCAGCAGAGATTACTTCCAGTAACAGGCCGCGGTTAAGGTGGAATTGATCTTCTCATCTACATCATCATTATCTTTGATTTGATGTTCATGTACCATTGTACGCCTTTCCTCTCCCACTAGCCAACTCGATCTGACCGAGGCTGGTTGGTGATGCCATTTGGAAAGAACCCGTGGTGGGTGTATGTGGCCAGCTTTGTCCCCGCGCTCCTCGTCACCATCCTCATCTTCATGGACCAGCAGATCAGCGCCGTCATCGTCAATCGCAAGGAGAACAAACTTAAGGTTCGTGCGCCGCTGCCGTTCACATCTGAGGGACGACGCGGTCGCGTTGGAACTGGACACTGAACAGACATCGATCGTCATCACAGACTCATGGGTCATGGTGGTCAGCTGACCGCATTCTTGACTCGAGAGATGGCTTAACGTCACCTTTTTTGTATTAAATTTGATACTGAAATCCCAAACATGAATATCTACTGATTTGTGATGCACGACATTATCGGCACAAAATCCATATCTGCTGATGTATTATCGTATGTCAGCAAGAAAATCTATTTACTGAAAAATCCGCCCCCTCTGTTTATCTATTTctatgtacagcactttggcaaaattgtgtttttaaatttaaaatttaaaaagttttcCAACATCTTATCCCGTGATTTCGGCCAGTGTCAGACTGCTGTGTGTGGTTTCCCCAACAGAAAGGCTGTGGCTACCACCTGGATCTGTTCTGGGTCGGGATCCTGATGGTCACGTGCTCGCTCATGGGTCTGCCCTGGTACGTCGCCGCCACCGTCATCTCCATCGCTCACATCGACTCTCTGAAGATGGAGAGCGAGTCGAGCGCTCCGGGAGAGCAGCCGCAGTTCCTCGGTGTCAGGTCCGTCGACAGTAAACTGAAAAACTTCAGTCTGGGGACAGAAAGTGTTTTGCTGAGTCATTAGTTGTTGAAAGTGACTCAGCAGTGTCTTCATGTATTTTTCTGCAGAGAACAAAGAGTGACGGGGATTTTGGTCTTTGTTCTCACCGGAGTCTCCATCTTCCTCGCACCAGTACTTAAGGTACAAAGTGCCCGATGTGCTACATGAACAATTCAAATCCAAAGTCCTAAAAACGTCTATTTTTATCTTGTGTGCTCAACATAAGGATCTCattataacatttatttgaatttttgcAACTTTACACTTAGTATTTACTGTTTGTCACTCCTATGTGGATTATTTGTTAGATTTAAGGGTAACTAAACCCCTGAATCAccttttcaggtgtaaaccagtgtatatgtgtgtcttAGTAATGTTATTAactgcaaatcttcacagtttattACTTATACATTAACGTTTATTTTCTTATACATTGCTTCACTGGTACAAGGCTACGTTTGTCCccgactcctcccccttttatgtcgccttcctctctctctccgccccTTGAAGCGCAGCACGAGTGATTGAGAGGCTCGACTTACTGAgcacctcacacagctgcaactcGGGCTCCAAgttcactaccagaccacgccccctgcactgctccccactctaactcctcccccttctcttcctccttaaGCTCCCAGCCCACGTCTTGGCAATTTTCAAATCAGGCATAGGGCAGAGTTAGCTTTAGAAGACGGGTTTTTGGTTATCTTTGAAAGGGTTTGGGATGCCaactttcattttcctttttttattgtacCTCATTATTTGCAGACATGAGtgaaatgaataattaacaATTAGTTAAGACAATgaataataaagtgtgtgtgcattgttgtttcctgtctaattgttttctttacctttgCTGTTGCTCGCAGTTCATCCCCATGCCTGTGCTGTATGGCGTCTTCCTCTACATGGGTGTGGCCTCGCTCAGTGGAATCCAGGTACGCTGGTGTTGTTATTGCCCCTGGACGTCTCACTTATTGCATTTCTGACAGTGGGGGCGAGAAAACACTTATTTAGAGACGACAGAGTCACATGGAAAATAAACATCTGTGTTAAGTTTACTTAGATATCACATGTTGGGTTAAATGTGTCTGGTGGTCTAATTAATATGTAGTataacactttttttacatgtgCATTTAGATGAGGTGGGAAGCCAGTTTAGAGCTCAGGCTCAGGTGCTCGATGGTAACTTTTCTCCAACTCATTACACGCAGGAAAAGTGAAGCATACGAATCTGCCCTCAATCACTTGTGATTAATCATTCATATCACAGCTCTGCATGTGTTTAACCTTATTCCACTCAGAccttctgctcctctctcccacctcctcctcctcctccccctcctccacagTTCTGGGACAGGATAAAGTTGTACATGATGCCATCGAAGCACCAGCCAGACTTTTCGTACCTCCGCCATGTTCCTCTGAGGAGAGTCCACCTGTTCACGCTGATTCAGATCACCTGTCTGGCTGTGCTCTGGATCCTCAAATCCACCTTCTTGGCCATCATCTTCCCTGTGATGGTGCGTGACCCTGGATATCCTGTACTCTGTACTCTGCCTGTGGCTCCACCAGTGAAACACTGTTCACTTCCTGCAGCAGTCTGATAGCACTGTTAGCTCTTTGCGGGTCGTCTatgacacacattcatcttatttcaaacataaacaaatgctaatattgtgcaccttttttGATTTCATGCATTTTAAGCACATGAGatgacaaaacactttttttatgaCCAAAATAATGTTATTGCTAGTTGTTTTATTATATGTTTAATGCACTTTTGATGCTTACTGACCCAGCTGGACCCAACTGAGTTTTTAATTGAATGGCCCTGCTGTAAAGGATCTTGGGAGGATGAAAAGAACATATTTAAACCTCAAAAttataatcattcattcatctctgaccactttctcctccacatgagggtcggggGGGaggcggggtgcaccctggacaggttgctaGTCCTGTAACAGGGCCACATTTAGAGACAACACAGAACAACCaaccacactcactcacacacctgtggtcaatttgcctaatccccaaatctgcatgtttttggactgtgggaaggaaccagtgaacacacacacacacacacacacaaagatcgTGTCAGTCGAGTAAgtttatagatagatagtttggtttttttgaagtTGGGAGAACTTTTGCATAGTCGGCCAGTAAAATAACTTCATTCACCATTTCATTAGACCAGTGTCTTTCAAGGATTGGGAATCCATGACCTCCtccgctacactaggtggcaATATGCTCCTCTTTGAGCTTGTTAGTATTTGGTAGTTTCCAGTGAACGTATTAAGTGACAGACCGAAACAGCTTTAGCTTCTGGCTCATTGATAGCATGTTGAATATCATTCTGTGTCTTTCTACCGTCCGTAAACgtcagtattttatttaactaACTAACAGGATGTTGGCACAGCTGGTCTGGATCAAGCTTCTCTATCACTTTCACGTGTATCACTATTACACTGCCATGTCTGTATgctatattttgaatattttccatATATTTACCTTGCTCTCAGATGAGGAATTATATTTTCTCAAACCAATAGAAACTGTGTTATTTAGGTGTCATTGTTTCAGCCTGACTGCACTGTAAACCACTCAAAGTATTCCAAATATGGAAAACAGGAAGAATTTCATTGACATATTTAAAATTGGGCCTCTCTACCGTCCATTAATAATCCAATAATGTAAGATATCAAGGCgtaatgtgattatttaaaaatgctgcAGGAACAATTTGGCCCATATATGaacatttaaagtcacatttaacCTTTAAACGTTTAATTTTCCTCTGAACTACAATTAAATAACTTTACTTTACATTTTGGTAGAAAAAAACGAGGTGTTTTTGCATCACAGGTTTATTatagtggaaaaacaagaatcttaGTCATGAAAGACCCAGACTCCCTCTAGTGGTTGTTCAAAGTAAA
The DNA window shown above is from Solea senegalensis isolate Sse05_10M linkage group LG5, IFAPA_SoseM_1, whole genome shotgun sequence and carries:
- the slc4a5a gene encoding electrogenic sodium bicarbonate cotransporter 4 isoform X2 — translated: MNHGDRGMGASHLRYEEEEDHQSIYIGVPVPRGYRRKRRRRRSSREVPDVDVDVDRDRDRRYNHHRHREHDQYRDVDMEEGLVDLNEQSLQDINRTMSPAAERLRYILSEDDDMRTPTLFTEMDTLQREGDELEWKESARWVKFEEKVEEGGERWSKPHVSTLSLHSLFELRTCLQTGTVMLDLDGYSMPQIIDHIIERQIEEGMISPDLREKISFVLLRKHRHQTKKPIHRSLADIGKSSSSTNRNVGPRGGPGPGPGLGPGQMANFNRSTEDLRMKQQSANYGRLRHAQSRSMNDIADTPSTDQLKNKFMKKIPRDAEASNVLVGEVDFLSKPFVAFVRLAQATTLGGLTEVPVPTRFLFILLGPQGKAKSYNEIGRAIATLMVDDLFSDVAYKARDREDLIAGIDEFLDEVIVLPPGEWDPKIRIEPPKKVPSADKRKSVFSLNELGQMNGAAGGGGGGGGGGLAEDEEMPEQHELGEELAFTGRFCGGLYLDIKRKLPWLPSDFYEGFHIQSISAVLFIYLGCITNAITFGGLLGDATDNYQGVMESFLGTALAGSVFCLFSGQPLIILSSTGPILIFEKLLFEFSKNNSIDYLELRLWIGIHSCLQCLILVATDASYIIKYMTRFTEEGFSSLISFIFISDAIKKMVGSFKYYPINTDFKPDYITAYKCECLAPDPVAAMIFGGLVPMPDNSSSVSGLNVTALDWSQLSKKECLTYGGSLVGKSCKYVPDLALMSFILFFGTYSMTVSLKKFKFSRYFPTKLRKLISDFSIFMSIMTFVGLDMLIGLKTPKLIVPTEFKPTRSDRGWLVMPFGKNPWWVYVASFVPALLVTILIFMDQQISAVIVNRKENKLKKGCGYHLDLFWVGILMVTCSLMGLPWYVAATVISIAHIDSLKMESESSAPGEQPQFLGVREQRVTGILVFVLTGVSIFLAPVLKFIPMPVLYGVFLYMGVASLSGIQFWDRIKLYMMPSKHQPDFSYLRHVPLRRVHLFTLIQITCLAVLWILKSTFLAIIFPVMILGLMVVRKMLDMVFSQHDLAWVDDLLPEKEKKKAEEDKKKGKEKDREREKKKPKPDDSEEEDKYHAYSNHSPSSESDLDRSITLHLKISCPSSPAVPMGRGVACPVPQVKIEMESDYDSDTDPHRPRDMSSETTL
- the slc4a5a gene encoding electrogenic sodium bicarbonate cotransporter 4 isoform X1; translated protein: MISPDLREKISFVLLRKHRHQTKKPIHRSLADIGKSSSSTNRNVGPRGGPGPGPGLGPGQMANFNRSTEDLRMKQQSANYGRLRHAQSRSMNDIADTPSTDQLKNKFMKKIPRDAEASNVLVGEVDFLSKPFVAFVRLAQATTLGGLTEVPVPTRFLFILLGPQGKAKSYNEIGRAIATLMVDDLFSDVAYKARDREDLIAGIDEFLDEVIVLPPGEWDPKIRIEPPKKVPSADKRKSVFSLNELGQMNGAAGGGGGGGGGGLAEDEEMPEQHELGEELAFTGRFCGGLYLDIKRKLPWLPSDFYEGFHIQSISAVLFIYLGCITNAITFGGLLGDATDNYQGVMESFLGTALAGSVFCLFSGQPLIILSSTGPILIFEKLLFEFSKNNSIDYLELRLWIGIHSCLQCLILVATDASYIIKYMTRFTEEGFSSLISFIFISDAIKKMVGSFKYYPINTDFKPDYITAYKCECLAPDPALDWSQLSKKECLTYGGSLVGKSCKYVPDLALMSFILFFGTYSMTVSLKKFKFSRYFPTKLRKLISDFSIFMSIMTFVGLDMLIGLKTPKLIVPTEFKPTRSDRGWLVMPFGKNPWWVYVASFVPALLVTILIFMDQQISAVIVNRKENKLKKGCGYHLDLFWVGILMVTCSLMGLPWYVAATVISIAHIDSLKMESESSAPGEQPQFLGVREQRVTGILVFVLTGVSIFLAPVLKFIPMPVLYGVFLYMGVASLSGIQFWDRIKLYMMPSKHQPDFSYLRHVPLRRVHLFTLIQITCLAVLWILKSTFLAIIFPVMILGLMVVRKMLDMVFSQHDLAWVDDLLPEKEKKKAEEDKKKGKEKDREREKKKPKPDDSEEEDKYHAYSNHSPSSESDLDRSITLHLKISCPSSPAVPMGRGVACPVPQVKIEMESDYDSDTDPHRPRDMSSETTL